A window from Erythrobacter sp. YJ-T3-07 encodes these proteins:
- a CDS encoding catalase: MAKTVPPTTTDAGIRVQSDEHSLTISPDGPIVLNDHYLIEQMANFNRERIPERQPHAKGSGAFGTWKTTADVSKYTKAKIFQPGAECETAMRFSTVAGERGSPDTWRDPRGFSVKFYTEDGNFDMVGNNTPIFFIRDPLKFQHFIRSQKRRADNGLRDHDMMWDFWTLSPESAHQVTYLMGDRGVPRNWREMNGYSSHTYMLINEDGEKFWVKFHFHTNVGDESGNAHLTQDEAVKKAGEDSDYHRRDLFDAIAEGNFPSWTLKWQIMPFEDAKTYRINPFDLTKTWPHEDYPLIEVGTLTLNENPVDWDTQIEQLAFEPNNMVPGIGLSPDKMLLARGFSYSDAHRARLGVNYKQIPVNAAKNAEVNSYSRAGHMRTQNAVDPVYAPNSYGGPAAQPEVGGEATWYSDGDMVRQAYTLREDDDDWSQARALVNEVMDDAQRDRFVSNVSGHLADGVSEKVLVRAFEYWKNVDKTIGQRIEDTVREMIGGKSTAPGMASAESIKQRQGA; the protein is encoded by the coding sequence ATGGCCAAGACCGTTCCCCCCACCACCACCGATGCCGGTATCCGCGTCCAGAGCGACGAGCATTCGCTGACCATCAGCCCCGATGGCCCCATCGTGCTCAACGATCACTACCTGATCGAGCAGATGGCCAACTTCAATCGCGAGCGAATTCCCGAACGCCAGCCCCATGCCAAGGGCTCGGGCGCGTTCGGCACGTGGAAGACCACTGCGGATGTCTCGAAATACACCAAGGCCAAGATCTTCCAGCCGGGCGCCGAGTGCGAGACCGCGATGCGTTTCTCCACCGTGGCGGGGGAGCGAGGCAGCCCCGATACCTGGCGCGATCCGCGCGGGTTCTCGGTCAAGTTCTACACCGAGGATGGCAATTTCGACATGGTCGGCAACAACACGCCGATCTTCTTCATCCGCGATCCGCTGAAGTTCCAGCACTTCATCCGCAGCCAGAAGCGCCGCGCCGACAATGGCCTGCGCGATCACGACATGATGTGGGATTTCTGGACGCTGAGCCCCGAAAGCGCGCACCAGGTGACCTACCTGATGGGCGACCGCGGCGTGCCGAGGAACTGGCGCGAAATGAACGGCTATTCCAGCCACACCTACATGCTGATCAACGAGGACGGCGAGAAGTTCTGGGTCAAGTTCCACTTCCACACCAATGTCGGTGACGAGAGCGGCAACGCCCACCTGACGCAGGACGAGGCGGTGAAGAAGGCGGGCGAGGATAGCGATTACCACCGCCGCGACCTGTTCGACGCGATTGCCGAGGGCAATTTCCCGAGCTGGACGCTCAAGTGGCAGATCATGCCGTTCGAGGATGCCAAGACCTACCGGATTAATCCTTTCGACCTGACCAAGACCTGGCCGCACGAGGATTACCCGCTGATCGAGGTCGGTACACTGACGCTCAACGAAAATCCGGTCGACTGGGATACGCAGATCGAGCAGCTCGCGTTCGAGCCGAACAACATGGTCCCCGGCATCGGCCTGTCGCCCGACAAGATGCTGCTGGCGCGCGGTTTCTCCTACTCCGATGCGCACCGCGCGCGCCTCGGCGTCAATTACAAGCAGATCCCGGTCAACGCGGCGAAGAATGCGGAGGTGAACTCCTACAGCCGCGCCGGGCACATGCGCACGCAGAACGCGGTCGATCCGGTCTATGCGCCCAATTCCTACGGCGGGCCTGCCGCCCAGCCCGAAGTGGGCGGCGAGGCGACTTGGTATTCCGACGGCGACATGGTGCGGCAGGCCTACACCTTGCGCGAGGATGACGACGACTGGTCGCAAGCCCGTGCGCTGGTGAATGAGGTGATGGACGACGCGCAACGCGACCGCTTCGTCTCCAATGTCTCCGGCCACCTCGCCGATGGCGTGAGCGAGAAGGTGCTCGTGCGTGCGTTCGAATATTGGAAGAACGTCGACAAGACGATCGGCCAGCGGATCGAGGACACGGTCCGCGAAATGATCGGAGGCAAGTCCACCGCTCCGGGCATGGCGAGCGCGGAGTCTATCAAACAGCGGCAGGGTGCATAA